One stretch of Argiope bruennichi chromosome 3, qqArgBrue1.1, whole genome shotgun sequence DNA includes these proteins:
- the LOC129963656 gene encoding sarcoplasmic calcium-binding proteins II, V, VI, and VII-like encodes MGQDISKIKENNAPLSDFRKNKLLYEFNTFYDLNKDGVITESDFFMVQEYVCKLNGWAPDSEKYEMTQDLFRSIWNSLQTEADEDKDDAVTADEWVKMWEQLDKTLRGGSSALPEWLTTYLWCRFNIYDRTGDGAIDVEEFAYILENFGIPERQSRQCFTMMTLNDTKPLDFAYFCELAIEYYTSDDPSALGNFITGKLNF; translated from the exons ATGGGCCAAGACATCAgtaagattaaagaaaataacgCACCTCTTTCAGACTTTcgaaaaaataaacttctttacGAATTCAATACCTTCTATG ATTTGAACAAAGATGGGGTGATAACGGAGTCGGACTTTTTCATGGTTCAGGAA TATGTGTGCAAGCTGAACGGTTGGGCGCCGGATTCTGAGAAGTACGAAATGACTCAAGATCTTTTCCGATCCATCTGGAATTCCCTTCAGACAGAAGCAGACGAAGATAAAGATGATGCCGTCACGGCTGACGAATGG GTCAAGATGTGGGAACAACTGGACAAGACCTTAAGAGGCGGAAGCAGCGCACTGCCTGAATGGCTGACCACCTACTTGTGGTGCAGGTTTAACATTTACGATAGAACag GCGATGGAGCAATCGATGTGGAGGAGTTTGCCTATATCTTAGAGAATTTTGGGATACCCGAACGACAGTCCAGGCAATGCTTCACCATGATGACTCTG aATGACACAAAACCATTGGACTTTGCGTATTTCTGTGAATTAGCTATCGAGTACTATACGTCGGACGACCCCAGCGCTCTTGGGAACTTCATTACAGGAAAACTCAacttctga